The following are encoded together in the Streptomyces sp. NBC_00358 genome:
- a CDS encoding ROK family transcriptional regulator, with product MPASDAAEQPEQPWSRRRLRSTNERLLLDRMRTGGAASRAQLARETGLSKPTVSSALAALEEAGLVHEVGTRAPERGRVAVLYAPDPAAGYALGIDIGRSWLRVAVADLDGAVVARADVRNRARTSGAMADLVVSTAHQVVANSGAGAHEVAHAVVGTPGVYDEKQRRVRYAMHLPGWGRAGLFDRMREELGIPLEVHNDANLAALGEYTYGVGAGSRLFAYIMIGTGLGMGVVCEGRLFRGAHGGAGEIGFLPWPGLHKPETLEDAVSGEAVVEAARHFGMTGPLTAKAVFDAAREGHGPAVEAVRLEGERIAHTVAAAAAVLDPDLVVLGGGVGHSVDLLLRPVRETLRTLTPLRPRIAPGRLGEDAVLLGAVATALGTARDVVFERRSAP from the coding sequence ATGCCCGCCAGCGACGCCGCAGAGCAGCCCGAACAGCCATGGAGCCGCCGGCGGCTGCGCAGCACCAACGAGCGGCTGCTCCTCGACCGGATGCGCACCGGCGGTGCCGCCTCGCGCGCACAACTCGCCCGCGAGACGGGGCTGTCCAAGCCGACGGTCTCCAGCGCGCTCGCCGCGCTGGAGGAGGCGGGCCTGGTCCACGAGGTCGGAACGCGGGCTCCCGAGCGCGGCCGGGTCGCCGTCCTGTACGCCCCCGACCCGGCGGCCGGGTACGCGCTCGGCATCGACATCGGCCGTAGTTGGCTGCGCGTGGCGGTCGCCGATCTCGACGGCGCGGTGGTCGCGCGCGCCGACGTGCGCAACCGCGCCCGTACCTCCGGGGCCATGGCCGACCTCGTGGTCTCCACCGCCCACCAGGTCGTCGCCAACTCCGGTGCGGGGGCCCACGAGGTGGCCCACGCGGTGGTGGGCACGCCGGGCGTGTACGACGAGAAGCAGCGCCGGGTCCGGTACGCGATGCATCTGCCCGGGTGGGGCAGGGCGGGCCTGTTCGACCGGATGCGGGAGGAACTGGGCATCCCGCTGGAGGTGCACAACGACGCGAACCTCGCGGCGCTCGGCGAGTACACGTACGGGGTCGGGGCGGGCAGCCGGCTGTTCGCGTACATCATGATCGGCACCGGTCTGGGCATGGGGGTCGTCTGCGAGGGACGGCTGTTCAGGGGGGCGCACGGCGGGGCCGGCGAGATCGGCTTCCTGCCGTGGCCGGGCCTGCACAAGCCCGAGACCCTGGAGGACGCGGTGTCCGGTGAGGCGGTCGTCGAGGCCGCCCGGCACTTCGGCATGACCGGGCCGCTGACCGCGAAGGCGGTCTTCGACGCGGCGCGCGAGGGGCACGGCCCCGCGGTCGAGGCGGTCCGGCTGGAGGGCGAGCGGATCGCGCACACGGTGGCAGCCGCGGCGGCGGTGCTCGATCCCGATCTGGTCGTCCTGGGCGGCGGGGTCGGCCACAGCGTCGATCTGCTGCTGCGGCCCGTCCGCGAGACCCTGCGGACCCTCACGCCCCTGCGCCCGCGGATCGCACCCGGCCGACTGGGCGAGGACGCGGTGCTGCTCGGCGCGGTGGCCACGGCTCTGGGGACCGCACGCGATGTGGTGTTCGAGCGCAGATCGGCTCCCTGA
- a CDS encoding GlsB/YeaQ/YmgE family stress response membrane protein: MEISGIISAILIGIIIGVLGRLAVPGRQRIGILWTIAVGIVAAFIGSGVAAAFGVADTKGVDWIEWLIQIGLAALGVAALDRARGRH; encoded by the coding sequence ATGGAGATCTCGGGCATCATCAGTGCCATCCTCATCGGCATCATCATCGGTGTACTGGGCCGGCTCGCCGTACCCGGACGCCAGCGCATCGGCATCCTGTGGACGATCGCGGTCGGCATCGTGGCCGCGTTCATCGGGTCGGGGGTCGCCGCCGCGTTCGGCGTCGCCGACACCAAGGGCGTCGACTGGATCGAATGGCTCATCCAGATCGGCCTGGCCGCACTGGGCGTCGCGGCACTGGACCGGGCGAGGGGGCGGCACTGA
- a CDS encoding hydrolase: MLGFRKSRHRLTTALAVFGLLITGAAVQAATVVPAHAATPHRVLFDNGHAETAGNADWIISTSQPDPLGQNSSPTSETSWTGALSSWGVALQKTGNYSLKTLPSGSSLTYGGSAATDLANFDELVLPEPNTLFTTAEKTAIMTFVKNGGGLFMISDHTGADRNSDGYDAVEIFNDLMANNSVDSTDPFGFSIDTLDVGSDYPSAISDSTNAVLHGSFGTVTKSLIADGTTATLKPADNSAVKGLLYRTGYSGNTGAFFATSTFGSGKVAFWGDSSPMDDGTGQSGNTLYDGWNDTGATNAALALNATDWLAGTTSSGGGGGGTGTCTAAQLLANPGFESGSTSWTGTSGVITTSSSEAARTGSYKAWLNGYGSANTDTLSQAVTIPSGCSATLSFYLHVDTAETSTSTAYDTLKAQVVNSSGTVLSTLATYSNLNAASGYTQRTFSLGTTYAGQTVTIKFTGVEGSTLQTSFVLDDTALNVS; the protein is encoded by the coding sequence ATGCTCGGATTCAGGAAGTCGCGCCACAGACTCACCACGGCGCTGGCCGTGTTCGGTCTGCTCATCACGGGAGCCGCCGTTCAGGCGGCCACCGTCGTCCCCGCCCACGCGGCCACCCCCCACCGCGTCCTGTTCGACAACGGCCACGCCGAGACCGCGGGCAACGCCGACTGGATCATCTCCACCAGCCAGCCCGACCCGCTCGGCCAGAACTCCAGCCCGACCTCGGAGACTTCCTGGACGGGCGCACTGTCCTCGTGGGGCGTTGCCCTGCAGAAGACCGGCAACTACAGCCTCAAGACGCTGCCTTCGGGCTCCAGCCTCACCTACGGCGGCAGCGCCGCGACCGATCTCGCGAACTTCGACGAGCTGGTGCTGCCCGAGCCCAACACGCTGTTCACCACCGCCGAGAAGACCGCCATCATGACGTTCGTCAAGAACGGCGGCGGCCTCTTCATGATCTCCGACCACACCGGCGCCGACCGCAACAGCGACGGCTACGACGCGGTCGAGATCTTCAACGACCTGATGGCCAACAACAGCGTCGACAGCACCGACCCGTTCGGCTTCTCCATCGACACGCTGGACGTCGGCTCCGACTACCCGAGCGCCATCAGTGACAGCACCAACGCGGTCCTGCACGGCTCGTTCGGCACCGTCACCAAGAGCCTGATCGCGGACGGGACCACGGCCACGCTCAAGCCGGCGGACAACTCGGCCGTCAAGGGCCTGCTCTACCGGACCGGTTACTCCGGGAACACCGGCGCCTTCTTCGCGACCAGCACCTTCGGCAGCGGCAAGGTCGCCTTCTGGGGCGACAGTTCACCGATGGACGACGGGACCGGCCAGTCCGGCAACACCCTGTACGACGGCTGGAACGACACCGGCGCGACCAACGCGGCGCTCGCCCTCAACGCCACCGACTGGCTCGCGGGCACGACCAGCAGCGGTGGTGGTGGCGGTGGCACCGGAACCTGCACGGCAGCCCAGTTGCTCGCCAACCCCGGCTTCGAGTCCGGCAGCACGTCCTGGACCGGCACGAGCGGTGTGATCACCACCAGCTCCAGCGAGGCGGCGCGCACCGGTTCCTACAAGGCGTGGCTCAACGGCTACGGCTCGGCCAACACGGACACGCTCTCCCAGGCCGTGACCATCCCCTCGGGATGCTCGGCCACCCTGAGCTTCTATCTGCACGTGGACACGGCCGAGACGTCCACGAGCACCGCGTACGACACCCTCAAGGCGCAGGTCGTCAACAGCAGCGGCACCGTGCTGTCCACCCTGGCGACGTACTCGAACCTGAACGCGGCCTCCGGGTACACGCAGCGCACCTTCAGCCTCGGCACCACCTATGCCGGGCAGACCGTCACGATCAAGTTCACCGGCGTCGAGGGCTCCACGCTCCAGACGTCGTTCGTCCTCGACGACACCGCGCTCAACGTGAGCTGA
- a CDS encoding glycoside hydrolase family 2 protein encodes MFHRPVSRRRLATAAVALGLLCTLSASAWAEGPGPRTAVAPHVRVTPVASAAGSATALSGYAIQSSAKVTDPASAVSSPGYRANGWYPAGSRSTVLAALLANGRYADPFYSDNLRKIPKADFTVPWWYRSDFTVADTSERSHLDFSGVISAADVYVNGRRVADAAEVAGAYTHHELDITSLVRAGTNTVAFRIRPNDPNKNLTMGWIDWLQPPPDQNMGIVRDVLVRRGGPVALRDAHVLTRLDVPSLRSADLTVKARARNETGSAVTATVSGRIGSVPFSKTVPLAAHETRTVVFSRADVPGLHLRSPRVWWPAGMGGQPLYGLRLTASVAGAVSDTAHEDFGVREVKAPLNHDGARQYSVNGRRLLIKGGGWSPDEFLRWDRGYVEDRLRYALDLGLNTIRLEGHIEPDEFFDLADRYGILTLPGWECCDKWEGQVNGTETGDKWTAADYPVARASMAAEAARLRDHPSVVSFLIGSDFAPDARIEKTYLDALKAADWPDPVVAAASDNSSPVSGRSGMKMTGPYDWIPPGYWYAKREGGATGFNSETGAGPDIPTLDTLRRMMSPAELDTLWKNPGAKQYHRSPSPVFGTLKIYDAALAGRYGAPTGLTDYVRKAQLAQYENVRAQFEAYGRNATDASKPSTGVVHWMLNSGWTSLHWQLMDRYLDQGGAYFGAKKANEPLHIQYSYDDRSVVVVNSRHASASGLTARVTLFDTDGTQRYDRTATGVTVRGDGARGRVFTVPSSVSGLSTTYLARLVLRDAGGREVSRNVYWLSTRPDTIDWANTDWYYTPTTGYADLKGLNSMARVPVSASVSTSSGPGGTSTTKVTLRNEGHGRTPSLLTDAHLVDTEGRPVLPVRWSDNQVSLWPGESVTLTATCRTADLHGARPAVRISGWNTPERTVRAR; translated from the coding sequence GTGTTCCACCGCCCTGTGTCCAGACGGCGCCTCGCCACGGCCGCCGTCGCCCTGGGCCTGCTGTGCACCCTCTCGGCGAGCGCCTGGGCCGAGGGGCCCGGTCCCCGGACGGCCGTCGCGCCCCATGTCCGCGTCACACCGGTGGCCTCCGCCGCCGGCAGCGCCACGGCACTGTCGGGGTACGCGATCCAGTCCAGCGCCAAGGTGACCGACCCGGCGTCCGCCGTCTCCAGCCCCGGCTACCGGGCGAACGGCTGGTACCCGGCCGGCTCCCGTTCCACGGTCCTCGCGGCACTGCTCGCGAACGGCCGGTACGCGGATCCGTTCTACTCGGACAACCTGCGGAAGATCCCGAAGGCCGACTTCACCGTGCCCTGGTGGTACCGCTCGGACTTCACGGTCGCCGACACCTCCGAGCGCAGCCACCTCGACTTCAGCGGGGTGATCTCGGCCGCCGACGTCTACGTCAACGGCCGCCGGGTCGCCGACGCCGCCGAGGTGGCCGGCGCCTACACGCACCACGAGCTGGACATCACCTCGCTGGTGCGCGCGGGCACCAACACCGTCGCCTTCCGTATCCGGCCCAACGACCCGAACAAGAACCTGACCATGGGCTGGATCGACTGGCTCCAGCCGCCGCCCGACCAGAACATGGGAATCGTCCGCGACGTCCTCGTCCGCCGCGGCGGCCCGGTCGCGCTGCGCGACGCGCATGTGCTGACCCGCCTGGACGTCCCCTCGCTCCGGTCCGCCGACCTCACGGTCAAGGCACGGGCGCGCAACGAGACCGGCTCGGCCGTCACCGCCACGGTCTCGGGCCGCATCGGCTCGGTGCCGTTCTCGAAGACCGTCCCGCTCGCGGCTCACGAGACGAGGACGGTCGTCTTCTCGCGGGCCGACGTCCCCGGGCTCCACCTGAGGTCTCCGCGGGTGTGGTGGCCCGCGGGCATGGGCGGGCAGCCGCTGTACGGCCTCCGGCTGACCGCCTCCGTCGCCGGCGCCGTCTCCGACACCGCGCACGAGGACTTCGGCGTCCGTGAGGTGAAGGCGCCCCTGAACCATGACGGCGCCCGGCAGTACAGCGTCAACGGCCGCAGGCTGCTCATCAAGGGCGGCGGCTGGTCCCCGGACGAGTTCCTGCGCTGGGACCGCGGGTACGTCGAGGACCGGCTCAGGTACGCCCTCGACCTGGGCCTCAACACCATCCGTCTCGAAGGGCACATCGAACCGGACGAGTTCTTCGACCTCGCCGACCGCTACGGCATCCTCACCCTCCCCGGCTGGGAATGCTGCGACAAGTGGGAAGGACAGGTCAACGGCACGGAGACCGGCGACAAGTGGACCGCCGCCGACTATCCGGTCGCCCGGGCCTCGATGGCCGCCGAGGCCGCCCGGCTGCGCGACCACCCGAGCGTCGTCTCCTTCCTCATCGGCAGCGACTTCGCGCCGGACGCCAGGATCGAGAAGACGTACCTCGACGCCCTGAAGGCGGCCGACTGGCCGGACCCGGTGGTGGCCGCCGCGTCCGACAATTCCTCGCCCGTCTCCGGCCGTTCGGGCATGAAGATGACCGGCCCCTACGACTGGATCCCGCCGGGCTACTGGTACGCCAAGCGTGAGGGCGGCGCCACCGGCTTCAACTCCGAGACCGGCGCGGGCCCCGACATCCCCACCCTGGACACCCTGCGCCGCATGATGTCACCCGCCGAACTGGACACCCTCTGGAAGAACCCGGGCGCCAAGCAGTACCACCGCTCGCCGTCCCCGGTCTTCGGCACTCTCAAGATCTACGACGCCGCCCTGGCCGGCCGCTACGGTGCGCCGACCGGTCTCACCGACTACGTACGCAAGGCGCAGCTCGCCCAGTACGAGAACGTGCGGGCGCAGTTCGAGGCGTACGGGCGCAACGCCACCGACGCCTCGAAGCCTTCGACCGGGGTCGTCCACTGGATGCTCAACAGCGGATGGACCTCGCTGCACTGGCAGTTGATGGACCGTTACCTCGACCAGGGCGGGGCCTACTTCGGGGCGAAGAAGGCCAACGAGCCCCTGCACATCCAGTATTCGTACGACGACCGCTCCGTCGTCGTCGTGAACAGCCGGCACGCGTCCGCGTCCGGCCTCACCGCGCGTGTCACGCTGTTCGACACCGACGGCACACAGCGGTACGACCGGACGGCGACCGGTGTCACCGTGCGCGGCGACGGGGCGCGCGGCAGGGTGTTCACGGTGCCGTCCTCGGTGAGCGGGCTCTCGACGACGTATCTCGCGCGGCTGGTCCTGCGCGACGCCGGGGGCAGGGAGGTCAGCCGCAACGTGTACTGGCTGTCGACGCGGCCGGACACCATCGACTGGGCGAACACCGACTGGTACTACACGCCGACGACGGGTTACGCGGACCTCAAGGGGCTCAACTCCATGGCGAGGGTGCCGGTTTCGGCCTCGGTGTCGACCTCGTCCGGTCCCGGCGGGACCTCCACGACGAAGGTCACCCTGCGGAACGAGGGGCACGGGAGGACGCCCTCGCTCCTCACCGACGCGCATCTCGTGGACACCGAGGGCAGGCCGGTGCTGCCGGTGCGGTGGTCCGACAACCAGGTGAGCCTGTGGCCGGGCGAGTCGGTGACGCTGACGGCGACCTGCCGGACGGCCGATCTGCACGGGGCCCGGCCCGCGGTACGGATCTCCGGGTGGAACACGCCGGAGCGGACGGTCCGGGCCCGGTAG
- a CDS encoding APC family permease → MSGTPPSTGGFVRSVGLFQATAINMSQMCGIGPFVTIPLMVAAFGGPQAVIGFVAGALLALADGLVWAELGAAMPGSGGSYVYLRQAFQYRTGRLMPFLFVWTAMLFIPLIMSTGVVGFVQYLGYLAPDMGRTTGDLVGLGMVALVVLLLWRGIEHIARITAVMWAVMIVSVLLVIVAAATDFSAHLAFTYPAHAFELSGSHFWIGFAAGLTIGIYDYLGYNTTAYMGAEIKDPGRTLPRSIVFSILGIMAIYLLLQIGTLGVIDWHRMTDPGDIASTSVASAVMQETWGKGAADTVTVLILITAFASVFTGLLGGSRVPYDAAREHVFFRPYAKLHPRHRFPTLGLATMGVITAIGFLIGRHTDLATLIQLLTTVMVIVQALAQVVALSVLRKRQPGLRRPYRMWLYPVPSFLALAGWLTIYGYADKNSPGRHPIEWSLAWVALGLVAFAVWARLEKVWPFGPREITEEYLTAPAPETEPAGA, encoded by the coding sequence GTGTCCGGTACCCCGCCATCCACCGGCGGTTTCGTCCGCAGTGTCGGCCTGTTCCAGGCCACCGCCATCAACATGAGCCAGATGTGCGGCATCGGGCCGTTCGTCACGATCCCGCTCATGGTCGCCGCGTTCGGCGGTCCGCAAGCGGTCATCGGCTTCGTCGCGGGCGCCCTGCTGGCGCTCGCCGACGGGCTCGTCTGGGCCGAGCTGGGCGCCGCCATGCCCGGCTCGGGCGGCAGCTACGTCTATCTCCGCCAGGCCTTCCAGTACCGCACCGGACGCCTGATGCCGTTCCTGTTCGTGTGGACGGCGATGCTCTTCATCCCGCTGATCATGTCCACCGGGGTGGTCGGCTTCGTCCAGTACCTGGGCTATCTGGCCCCGGACATGGGCAGGACCACCGGCGACCTCGTCGGACTCGGCATGGTCGCCCTCGTCGTCCTCCTGCTGTGGCGGGGGATCGAGCACATCGCGCGGATCACCGCCGTCATGTGGGCCGTGATGATCGTCTCGGTCCTGCTGGTGATCGTCGCCGCGGCCACCGACTTCAGCGCCCATCTCGCCTTCACCTACCCGGCGCACGCCTTCGAGCTGTCCGGCAGCCACTTCTGGATCGGCTTCGCGGCCGGCCTGACCATCGGCATCTACGACTACCTCGGCTACAACACCACCGCCTACATGGGCGCCGAGATCAAGGACCCCGGCCGCACCCTGCCCCGCTCCATCGTCTTCTCGATCCTCGGCATCATGGCCATCTACCTGCTGCTCCAGATCGGCACGCTCGGTGTCATCGACTGGCACCGGATGACGGACCCCGGCGACATCGCCTCCACCTCGGTGGCCTCGGCGGTCATGCAGGAGACCTGGGGCAAGGGTGCCGCCGACACGGTCACCGTCCTCATCCTGATCACGGCGTTCGCCTCGGTCTTCACCGGACTGCTCGGCGGCTCGCGGGTGCCCTACGACGCCGCCCGCGAACACGTCTTCTTCCGCCCGTACGCCAAGCTGCACCCCAGGCACCGCTTCCCGACGCTGGGTCTGGCCACCATGGGCGTCATCACGGCCATCGGCTTCCTGATCGGCCGCCACACCGACCTCGCCACCCTCATCCAGTTGCTGACCACGGTCATGGTCATCGTCCAGGCGCTGGCCCAGGTCGTCGCCCTGTCGGTGCTGCGCAAACGGCAGCCGGGCCTGCGTCGCCCGTACCGGATGTGGCTCTACCCCGTGCCGAGCTTCCTGGCCCTCGCCGGCTGGCTCACCATCTACGGCTACGCGGACAAGAACTCCCCGGGCCGCCACCCGATCGAGTGGTCGCTGGCCTGGGTCGCCCTCGGCCTCGTCGCCTTCGCCGTCTGGGCACGCCTGGAGAAGGTGTGGCCGTTCGGCCCCAGGGAGATCACCGAGGAGTACCTGACGGCACCGGCCCCCGAGACGGAGCCCGCCGGGGCCTGA